In one Mus pahari chromosome 21, PAHARI_EIJ_v1.1, whole genome shotgun sequence genomic region, the following are encoded:
- the LOC110338126 gene encoding vomeronasal type-2 receptor 116-like: protein MFSCIFIFSLLQIPKFISANMFNISRCYYIISEEFHHEGDVVIGAFFPLHTFYTGKKMPHPTVPYQYLDGYIQYNFKNYQYILALLFAIEEINGNPNLLPNISLGFDFYNVRFTEKDTLMNAGIWLTAHVERKVLPNYNCKKRNFTAALTGTSWITSAQIGTLLHLFKFPQITFGPYDPLLRDRCQYSSLYQIAPKDTSLILGIVSLMVHFRWSWVGLILPDDHKGNKVLSDFRQEMGRRRICIAFVKMIPATWTSYFTKFWQDMEETNVIIIYGDIDSLEGLVRNIGQRLLTWNVWVMNIEYNVKLISDYFLLDSFHGSLIFKHNFRENFEFTKFIQTVHPNKYPEDIYLPKLWHLFFKCSFADINCHVLDNCQTNASLDILPSHIFDVAMSEESTSIYNGVYAVAHSLHEMRIQQLQRQPFENGEGMEFIPWQLNTFLKYIEVRDNRSFDWKMEMDDDYEIINLWNLPKGLGLKVKIGTFSASAPQGQQLSLSEEMIQWPEIFSEVGNVLSKSFCGTRFRKVTLEGKAICCYKCTPCADNEISNETDVDQCVKCPESHYANTEKNNCFKKSVSFLAYEDPLGMALASIALCLSALTAFVIGIFVKHRDTPIVKANNRALSYILLITLTFCFLCSLNFIGQPNKAACILQQTTFAVTFTMALATVLAKAITVVIAFKVSFPGRMVRWLMISRGPNYIIPICTLIQLLICGIWMVTSPPFIDQDAQTEHGHIIILCNKGSAVAFXSVLGYLCFLALGSYTMAFLSRNLPDTFNESKFLSFSMLVFFCVWVTFLPVYHSTKGKIMVAMEVFSILVSSAALLAFIFGPKCYIILLRPEKNSFNHIKKKTHTRRKIFSKI from the exons GTATAACTTTAAGAACTACCAGTATATTCTGGCTCTGCTATTTGCCATTGAGGAGATCAATGGGAACCCCAATCTTTTACCCAACATATCTCTTGGATTTGATTTCTACAATGTCAGATTCACTGAGAAGGACACACTTATGAATGCTGGTATTTGGCTGACAGCACATGTGGAGAGAAAGGTTTTACCTAATTATAattgtaaaaagagaaattttaCTGCTGCACTCACAGGAACATCATGGATAACATCTGCTCAAATTGGGACATTGCTTCACCTCTTTAAATTTCCACAG ATTACTTTTGGACCATATGATCCTCTCCTGAGGGACCGTTGTCAGTATTCTTCGCTCTACCAGATTGCCCCCAAGGACACATCTCTGATACTTGGAATTGTTTCTTTAATGGTTCATTTTAGGTGGTCTTGGGTTGGTCTCATCCTCCCTGATGATCACAAAGGAAATAAAGTGCTATCAGATTTTAGACAGGAGATGGGTAGAAGAAGAATCTGCATAGCTTTTGTAAAAATGATTCCAGCCACATGGACTTCATATTTTACCAAATTCTGGCAAGATATGGAAGAGACAAATGTAATAATTATTTATGGTGACATTGATTCTCTAGAAGGTCTAGTAAGAAATATAGGGCAAAGGTTATTGACATGGAATGTTTGGGTCATGAACATTGAGTACAATGTTAAATTAATTTCTGATTATTTCTTGTTAGACTCATTTCATGGAAGTCTTATTTTTAAGCACAACTTTAGAGAGAATTTTGAGTTTACCAAATTTATTCAAACAGTCCATCCTAATAAATACCCAGAAGACATTTATCTTCCTAAGCTGTGGCATTTGTTCTTCAAGTGCTCATTTGCTGATATTAATTGTCATGTGTTGGACAACTGTCAAACCAATGCTTCTTTAGATATATTACCTAGTCACATATTTGATGTGGCCATGAGTGAAGAGagcacaagtatttacaatggtgTGTATGCTGTGGCTCACAGCCTCCATGAGATGAGAATTCAGCAACTTCAAAGGCAACCATTTGAAAATGGAGAAGGGATGGAATTCATTCCATGGCAG cttaACACTTTCCTGAAATATATTGAGGTGAGAGACAACAGGAGTTTTGATTGGAAAATGGAAATGGATGACGACTATGAAATTATTAACCTTTGGAATCTACCAAAAGGTCTTGGACTAAAAGTGAAAATAGGAACATTTTCTGCAAGTGCTCCCCAGGGTCAACAGTTGTCTTTATCTGAGGAGATGATACAATGGCCAGAAATATTTTCAGAGGTGGGTAATGTATTATCTAAATCTTT TTGTGGGACCAGATTCAGGAAAGTAACCCTGGAGGGCAAGGCCATCTGCTGCTACAAGTGCACTCCTTGTGCAGACAATGAGATTTCTAATGAGACAG ATGTAGACCAGTGTGTGAAGTGTCCAGAGAGTCATTATGcaaatacagaaaagaacaaCTGTTTCAAAAAATCTGTGAGCTTTCTGGCCTATGAAGACCCCTTGGGGATGGCATTAGCAAGCATAGCTTTGTGCTTAtctgcactcactgcctttgttATTGGCATCTTTGTGAAACACAGAGACACTCCTATTGTCAAGGCCAATAATCGAGCTCTCAGTTACATCTTGCTCATCACACTCaccttctgtttcttatgttctttgAACTTCATTGGTCAGCCCAACAAAGCTGCCTGCATCCTTCAGCAGACCACCTTTGCAGTTACTTTCACTATGGCTCTTGCTACTGTGTTGGCCAAAGCTATTACTGTGGTGATTGCCTTTAAAGTAAGTTTTCCAGGAAGAATGGTTAGGTGGCTAATGATATCAAGGGGCCCAAACTACATCATTCCTATCTGCACCCTGATCCAACTTCTTATTTGTGGAATATGGATGGTAACATCTCCACCATTCATTGATCAAGATGCTCAGACTGAACATGGACACATCATCATTTTGTGCAACAAGGGCTCAGCTGTTGCCTTCNACTCTGTCCTGGGATACCTCTGTTTCTTGGCCCTTGGAAGTTATACTATGGCCTTTTTGTCGAGAAATTTGCCTGATACATTCAATGAATCCAAATTTCTGTCATTCAGTATGCTGGtgttcttctgtgtctgggtCACCTTTCTTCCTGTTTACCACAGCACTAAAGGGAAGATCATGGTGGCTATGGAAGTATTCTCTATTTTGGTTTCCAGCGCAGCACTCCTTGCCTTCATATTTGGGCCCAAGTGTTACATTATCTTGTtgagaccagaaaagaattcATTTAATCACATCAAGAAAAAAACTCATACTAGGAGGAagattttttctaaaatatag